CGGTTGAGTATTTATCCCCCTTTCTGTTCCAGGTGGATGTCCATAAATCGCCCTTTTGTATCCTAAAAATCGCTCAATCAGGTGTGGTTTATTTATGGCTTACCCCTTATGATAAATGGGGGAAACCCTATAAAGTACCTGGATGTAAGCACCATGCCAACCAACGATACTTCCAAAATCTACATTGTATTTAACCCGGTGGCAGGCAATGCCAATGCTGATACTGTCCGCCAGGCGCTTAACAAATATTTTTCCAATAATAACGTACCGGCGTACAGCATCTACGAAACCACCGGTCAAGAAAATCTAAGCGAAGTGGTCCATCAAGCTTTAAACCAGGGTTTCAACCTGTTTGTAGCAGCAGGCGGCGACGGTACGGTGGCGGGGGTAGCCGGTGGATTGGCTGATACAGATATTCCGCTAGGCATTATCCCCCTGGGTACCGGCAATGCCCTGGCTCTCAAATTTAATATTCCTTTAGATTTAGAGCCTGCCTTGCAACTACTGGTAGGCCGGCATGCCGTGCAAACCATGGATGCAATGCAGGTGGAAGACCGATTTCTCTTGCTCAATATCACCATTGGCCTGACCTCGTTGATTATGCGCGATACCGAATATAAAAATAAACGCCGGTTTGGGCGCCTGGCTTATGTCTGGGCCGGGCTGTTGGCCCTGTTCAATATTCAGCCTCGGCGTTTTACCATTGGTGTTGACGGCCAATATCATCAGGTTTGGGCCTCCGAAATAGCCGTAACTAACGTTAGCAGCTTTGGCGCATCTATGTTTCGATGGGGCCCCCATATTCGTTCAGATGATGCTCAACTGGACGTGGTCATTGTTCGCTCCCGGACAATTTGGGATTATCTGCAATTAGCCTGGCATACAATCTTAAATCAACACAAACGAGACCCGAATGTGAATTATCTTAGCGCCAGGCAAAGTGTCACGGTTAAGGCCGGTCGTCCTCTAATTGTTCAGGGAGATGGCGACATTATTGGGCAAACGCCTGTCCGGGTCAAAATAGTGCCCAATGCGGTCCAAATCATTGTTCCGCCAAAAACAAATTTATAAAAATAATTGGTTTAGAGAGATAGAGCATAAGATGCAAGCAGTAATTATGGCCGGTGGGGCCGGCACGCGGCTGCGACCGCTCACCGACGAATATGTTAAGCCGATGATCCCGCTGGTCAATAAGCCGGTACTGGCCCACCTGCTTAACCTGTTAAAACGCCACCATATTTCTGATGTGGTGATGACCGTGCAATATCTGGCCGAGCAAATTCAATTTTATTTTGGCAATGGCAGCCGGTTGGGCATGTCCATTCGCTATGTTGTTGAAGACACGCCGCTGGGAACAGCCGGCGGGGTAAAGAATGTGCAGTCACTGCTTGATGATGAACCTTTTTTAGTGATCAGCGGCGATTTGATCACCGATATTAATCTATCGGCGTTGGTGCAATTTCACCGGAAGAAGCAAGCCCTGACCACGCTGGCCCTGGCCCATCAAGCTGACCCATTGGAATACGGCGTCGTGCTTACCGACAATACCGGGCG
This portion of the Anaerolineae bacterium genome encodes:
- a CDS encoding diacylglycerol kinase family lipid kinase encodes the protein MPTNDTSKIYIVFNPVAGNANADTVRQALNKYFSNNNVPAYSIYETTGQENLSEVVHQALNQGFNLFVAAGGDGTVAGVAGGLADTDIPLGIIPLGTGNALALKFNIPLDLEPALQLLVGRHAVQTMDAMQVEDRFLLLNITIGLTSLIMRDTEYKNKRRFGRLAYVWAGLLALFNIQPRRFTIGVDGQYHQVWASEIAVTNVSSFGASMFRWGPHIRSDDAQLDVVIVRSRTIWDYLQLAWHTILNQHKRDPNVNYLSARQSVTVKAGRPLIVQGDGDIIGQTPVRVKIVPNAVQIIVPPKTNL